Proteins from a genomic interval of Arachis hypogaea cultivar Tifrunner chromosome 10, arahy.Tifrunner.gnm2.J5K5, whole genome shotgun sequence:
- the LOC112714391 gene encoding serine/threonine-protein kinase 12: METKNPSRFTLMKQSSLAPEHRREEGSELHNDGNGEEGIHPGVRLMYSANENDLEGIREVLDSGVSVNFRDIDDRTALHVAACQGLTDVVSLLLEKGAEVDAKDRWGSTPLADAIFYKNNDVIKLLEQNGAKPLMAPMHVHHAREVPEYEINPKELDFTNSVEITKGTFCSAFWRGTEVAVKKLGEDVITDEEKVKAFRDELALFLKIRHPNVVQFLGAVTQSSPMMIVTEYLPKGDLRAFLGRKGALKPSTAVKFALDIARGVGYLHENKPSPIIHRDLEPSNILRDDSGHLKVADFGVSKLLAVKEDRPLTCQDTSCRYVAPEVFKQEEYDTKVDVFSFALILQEMIEGCPPFSAKKEDEVPKVYAAKERPPFRAPAKRYAHGIRELIEDCWNENPAKRPTFRQIIPRLESIYNTIGQKGRWKVKPLKCFQNLEALLKRDRSNFSSRGSSSRSRSSRI, from the exons ATGGAGACGAAAAACCCTTCGAGGTTTACGCTGATGAAGCAGTCATCATTGGCACCAGAACACCGCAGAGAAGAAGGATCAGAGCTCCACAACGATGGTAATGGCGAGGAAGGTATCCATCCGGGTGTGAGGTTGATGTATTCGGCGAACGAGAACGATCTTGAGGGTATTCGTGAAGTTTTGGATTCGGGTGTGAGCGTCAATTTCAGAGACATTGATGACCGCACTGCACTTCACGTTGCTGCGTGTCAGGGATTAACCGATGTGGTTTCTTTGTTGCTCGAGAAAGGAGCTGAAGTCGACGCCAAAGATCGCTGGGGGAGCACG CCACTTGCAGAtgctatattttataaaaacaatGATGTGATCAAACTATTGGAGCAGAATGGAGCAAAGCCTCTG ATGGCCCCTATGCATGTTCATCATGCACGTGAAGTACCAGAATATGAAATCAATCCTAAAGAACTTGATTTTACCAATAGTGTGGAGATAACAAAG GGCACTTTCTGTAGTGCATTCTGGCGTGGGACAGAGGTTGCAGTAAAAAAACTTGGGGAGGACGTAATTACTGATGAGGAGAAAGT GAAGGCCTTTAGAGACGAGCTTGCACTATTCCTGAAGATCCGGCATCCAAATGTAGTTCAGTTTCTGGGTGCTGTGACACAGAGTAGCCCGATGATGATCGTGACAGAATATCTTCCCAAG GGAGATCTCCGTGCATTCTTGGGAAGAAAAGGAGCTTTGAAACCTTCAACAGCTGTGAAATTTGCACTTGATATTGCCAG GGGAGTGGGTTATTTACATGAGAATAAGCCGTCACCAATCATTCACCGTGATCTAGAGCCTTC TAACATATTGCGGGATGATTCGGGACACCTAAAAGTTGCAGACTTTGGGGTTAGCAAGTTGCTGGCAGTTAAAGAAGACAGACCTCTAACTTGCCAAGATACATCTT GCCGCTATGTTGCTCCTGAagttttcaaacaagaagaatatGACACCAAAGTAGATGTATTCTCATTTGCATTAATCCTGCAAGAG ATGATTGAAGGTTGTCCACCATTTTCTGCAAAGAAAGAAGACGAAGTTCCTAAGGTATATGCCGCAAAAGAGCGTCCACCTTTTCGAGCTCCAGCCAAGCGTTATGCCCATGGGATAAGAGA ATTGATTGAAGATTGCTGGAATGAAAATCCAGCAAAGAGACCAACATTTAGACAAATAATACCAAGGCTGGAATCCATCTACAACACTATTGGTCAAAAAGGACGTTGGAAG GTTAAACCGTTGAAATGCTTCCAGAATCTGGAGGCCTTGTTGAAGAGGGATCGTTCGAATTTTAGCAGCCGAGGCAGTTCATCGCGTTCAAGGTCCAGCCGGATATGA